The Molothrus aeneus isolate 106 chromosome 31, BPBGC_Maene_1.0, whole genome shotgun sequence genome includes a window with the following:
- the CD244 gene encoding natural killer cell receptor 2B4 isoform X2 — translation MGWGIDAEPVWDGVERAEFWGWGWEMGPGARSGLGGRCRCSPGVAPAVPVSPLGPWSRSWGHSLTQGCPGSGSALPECQHRDVTLGGSLCLVPEQTPRNWTEIHWKWEINSGSFQRILTAPRDGDASYPKGPFHGRVKFHRGNLSLCISPARRDDNGLYWAEFESSPGISARCFRVSVWDPVPQPELRSQILERERGWCRLALLCSSPGNVSYSWACAGAGPGPIPGPIPGPIPGPIPGSPSRLLRSLPEGAEPQICLCNVSNPAGWSAARAALTCPVIPENFSHWTLLAVAVAVAVGLALLLVGFCCCWRKRRNNSREGTPGMPPEQALTLYAEVGEKKPRQDPARMGEATQDGATIYAVVTPRTLEHPRHQEEPGNFTIYSTVQFDRRPSSIKRKRLNRSLVSTAYLEDNGGYRRLGFPNPAGRQRP, via the exons atgggatggggcaTAGATGCAGAACCAGTTTGGGATGGTGTGGAGAGAGCGGAAttttggggatggggatgggaaatgggCCCCGGGGCCAGGAGCGGCCTTGGTGGACGCTGCAGGTGCAGCCCAGGGgtggccccagcagtgcccgTGTCCCCTCTGGGGCCGTGGAGCCGCTCCTGGGGTCACAGCctcacccagggctgccctggctctggtTCAGCACTCCCGGAATGCCAACATCGAGATGTGACCCTGGGAGGATCGCTGTGCCTGGTGCCGGAGCAAACCCCGCGGAACTGGACAGAGATCCACTGGAAATGGGAAATTAATTCAGGATCGTTCCAGAGGATCCTGACAGCCCCCAGGGATGGAGATGCCTCCTATCCCAAAGGTCCTTTCCATGGGAGGGTGAAATTCCATCGGGGAAACCTCTCCCTGTGCATCTCCCCGGCTCGCAGGGATGATAACGGGCTCTATTGGGCCGAGTTtgagagcagcccagggatTTCAGCCCGGTGCTTCCGAGTGTCCGTGTGGG aCCCCGTCCCGCAGCCGGAGCTgagatcccaaatcctggagcgggagcggggctggtgccgcctggccctgctctgctccagccccgggAACGTCTCCTACAGCTGGGCCTGTGCCGGGGCTGGCCCGGGGCCGATCCCGGGGCCGATCCCGGGGCCGATCCCGGGGCCGATCCCGGGGAGCCCCTCCCGGCTGCTCCGGAGCCTCCCCGAGGGCGCggaaccccaaatctgcctctGCAACGTCAGCAACCCCGCGGGGTGGAGCGCGGCCCGCGCCGccctcacctgcccag TCATTCCAGAGAATTTCAGCCACTGGACCCTGCTGGCCGTGGCCGTGGCCGTGGCCgtggggctggccctgctcctcgtgggcttctgctgctgctggaggaagaggaggaacaaTTCCCGGGAAG GGACCCCCGGAATGCCCCCGGAGCAGGCGCTGACCCTCTACGCCGAGGTGGGAGAGAAGAAACCCCGCCAGGACCCC GCCAGGATGGGCGAGGCCACCCAGGATGGAGCCACCATCTACGCCGTGGTCACTCCCAGGACACTG gagCACCCCAGGCACCAGGAGGAACCCGGGAATTTCACCATTTACTCCACGGTCCAGTTCGACCGGAGG CCTTCATCCATCAAGAGGAAGAGGCTGAACCGATCTTTGGTCTCCACCGCCTACTTGGAG GATAACGGGGGTTACAGGCGCTTGGGCTTCCCAAACCCCGCCGGCCGCCAGCGCCCCTGA
- the CD244 gene encoding natural killer cell receptor 2B4 isoform X1, translating into MDFGVGTGRILGLERGGFWGWNGKDFGVGTGRILGLEPGGFWCWNEDDFGVGTTRILVLERGGFWCWNGKDFGVGTRRILGLERGGFWGWNGKDFGVGTGRILGLEPGGFWGWNREDFGVGTRTILVLERGGFWCWNGKDFGVGTRTILGLERGGFLGLERGFWGWKVHFGVGHSSPKLPVLLLGCPSWAQRSHRGVPKCPRRSLQRESKTPQKPQNCPPGAIQRNSLRALGLRAPQPRRVLVPSATGAAGGASSPRRRRRRRRRRKEPGQRKSPAGARSPEGSPLRSEMSPRGGRRCPPALLALLLGLAGSRALPECQHRDVTLGGSLCLVPEQTPRNWTEIHWKWEINSGSFQRILTAPRDGDASYPKGPFHGRVKFHRGNLSLCISPARRDDNGLYWAEFESSPGISARCFRVSVWDPVPQPELRSQILERERGWCRLALLCSSPGNVSYSWACAGAGPGPIPGPIPGPIPGPIPGSPSRLLRSLPEGAEPQICLCNVSNPAGWSAARAALTCPVIPENFSHWTLLAVAVAVAVGLALLLVGFCCCWRKRRNNSREGTPGMPPEQALTLYAEVGEKKPRQDPARMGEATQDGATIYAVVTPRTLEHPRHQEEPGNFTIYSTVQFDRRPSSIKRKRLNRSLVSTAYLEDNGGYRRLGFPNPAGRQRP; encoded by the exons atggattttggggttggaacgggaaggattttggggttggaacgaggaggattttggggttggaaTGGGAAGGATTTTGGTGTTGGAAccgggaggattttggggttggaaCCGGGAGGATTTTGGTGTTGGAACGAGGACGATTTTGGTGTTGGAACGACGAGGATTTTGGTGTTGGAACGAGGAGGATTTTGGTGTTGGAatgggaaggattttggggttggaacgaggaggattttggggttggaacgaggaggattttggggttggaaTGGGAAGGATTTTGGTGTTGGAACCGGGAGGATCTTGGGGTTGGAAccgggaggattttggggttggaaccgggaggattttggggttggaaCGAGGACGATTTTGGTGTTGGAACGAGGAGGATTTTGGTGTTGGAatgggaaggattttggggttggaaCCAGGACGATTTTGGGGTTGGAACgaggaggatttttggggttggaacggggattttggggttggaaAGTGCATTTTGGGGTTGGACATTCCTCCCCAAAGCTCCCggtcctgctgctgggctgcccgAGCTGGGCACAGCGGAGCCATCGcggtgtccccaagtgcccccGGCGCTCGCTGCAAAGGGAAagcaaaaccccccaaaaaccccagaattgCCCTCCCGGGGCGATCCAAAGGAATTCCCTCCGAGCTTTGGGGCTGCGAGCGCCGCAGCCCCGACGTGTCCTTGTCCCCTCTGCCACAGGGGCGGCCGGGGGTGCCAGCTCCCcccggaggaggaggaggaggaggaggaggaggaaggagccgGGGCAGAGGAAGTCCCCGGCGGGCGCTCGCAGCCCCGAGGGGTCCCCGCTCCGCTCCGAGATGTCCCCGCGCGGGGGTCGCCGCTGTCCCCCCgcgctgctggcgctgctgctgggcctggcCGGGAGCCGAG CACTCCCGGAATGCCAACATCGAGATGTGACCCTGGGAGGATCGCTGTGCCTGGTGCCGGAGCAAACCCCGCGGAACTGGACAGAGATCCACTGGAAATGGGAAATTAATTCAGGATCGTTCCAGAGGATCCTGACAGCCCCCAGGGATGGAGATGCCTCCTATCCCAAAGGTCCTTTCCATGGGAGGGTGAAATTCCATCGGGGAAACCTCTCCCTGTGCATCTCCCCGGCTCGCAGGGATGATAACGGGCTCTATTGGGCCGAGTTtgagagcagcccagggatTTCAGCCCGGTGCTTCCGAGTGTCCGTGTGGG aCCCCGTCCCGCAGCCGGAGCTgagatcccaaatcctggagcgggagcggggctggtgccgcctggccctgctctgctccagccccgggAACGTCTCCTACAGCTGGGCCTGTGCCGGGGCTGGCCCGGGGCCGATCCCGGGGCCGATCCCGGGGCCGATCCCGGGGCCGATCCCGGGGAGCCCCTCCCGGCTGCTCCGGAGCCTCCCCGAGGGCGCggaaccccaaatctgcctctGCAACGTCAGCAACCCCGCGGGGTGGAGCGCGGCCCGCGCCGccctcacctgcccag TCATTCCAGAGAATTTCAGCCACTGGACCCTGCTGGCCGTGGCCGTGGCCGTGGCCgtggggctggccctgctcctcgtgggcttctgctgctgctggaggaagaggaggaacaaTTCCCGGGAAG GGACCCCCGGAATGCCCCCGGAGCAGGCGCTGACCCTCTACGCCGAGGTGGGAGAGAAGAAACCCCGCCAGGACCCC GCCAGGATGGGCGAGGCCACCCAGGATGGAGCCACCATCTACGCCGTGGTCACTCCCAGGACACTG gagCACCCCAGGCACCAGGAGGAACCCGGGAATTTCACCATTTACTCCACGGTCCAGTTCGACCGGAGG CCTTCATCCATCAAGAGGAAGAGGCTGAACCGATCTTTGGTCTCCACCGCCTACTTGGAG GATAACGGGGGTTACAGGCGCTTGGGCTTCCCAAACCCCGCCGGCCGCCAGCGCCCCTGA
- the LOC136568137 gene encoding SLAM family member 7-like encodes MTASNTTEVVKTVGGSVTFHSHSTDGNTDGNAALWEFGNEAIVTVEFEDPSNPEFHKDKFETRFAVSENGRALTISQLRMEDAGTYSVTAGDKKSTFTLQVFKELAEPTVTCEAQNCSGGSCSSSLRCSAPGAGFGNVSYTWDQPWAEGPLLPLNKSSWDKLEPLTCTARNPVSSRNVTITNPGVLCTGNSTRPPSPAVLWMKERRRSSAGHSHGVTGDRLTDGEGQAEESEPEADQPFGAVQHYEN; translated from the exons ATGACAGCCAGCAACACCACGGAGGTGGTGAAGACCGTGGGTGGCTCCGTGACcttccacagccacagcacagatGGAAACACAGATGGAAACGCAGCACTCTGGGAGTTTGGGAATGAAGCCATAGTGACTGTGGAATTTGAGGACCCGTCTAACCCTGAATTTCATAAAGACAAATTCGAAACCCGTTTTGCCGTCTCTGAGAACGGCCGCGCGCTCACCATCTCCCAGCTGAGGATGGAGGATGCCGGGACCTACTCTGTAACCGCTGGCGATAAAAAATCCACCTTCACCCTGCAGGTGTTCA aggagctggcagagcccacGGTGACCTGCGAGGCCCAGAACTGCTCGGgcgggagctgcagctcctccctgcgCTGCTCCGCGCCCGGCGCCGGCTTCGGGAACGTCTCCTACACCTGGGATCAGCCATGGGCTGAGGGACCCCTGCTGCCGCTGAACAAATCATCCTGGGACAAGCTGGAGCCGCTGACGTGCACGGCCCGGAACCCCGTCAGCAGCAGGAACGTCACCATCACCAACCCCGGGGTGCTCTGCACAG GAAACTCCACgcgccctcccagcccag cgGTGCTCTGGATGAAGGAAAGGCGCAGGAGCAGCGCTGGCCACTCACACGGTGTCACTGGGGACCGCCTGACGGACGGCGAGGGGCAGGCCGAGGAATCTGAGCCTGAAGCAGATCAACCCTTTGGTGCTGTACAACACTACGAAAACTGA
- the LOC136568173 gene encoding T-lymphocyte surface antigen Ly-9-like, with translation MDVFWIPHLAILVLLHQTVSASHPKEVIGVMGRSMTFRTHNPDGKTALWFFGNEPIVTVAFKDPLHVIFFKDKFKTRFAVSENGLALTISQLRMEDAGTYSVTIGKKRSTFTLQVFKELAEPTVTCEARNCSGRSCSSSLRCSAPGAGFGNVSYTWDQPWAEGPLLPLNKSSWDKLESLTCTARNPVSSRSVTITNPGVLCTGAHSGSWIRIGAVAGVEIASLLSIFLVYYCKSRGF, from the exons ATGGACGTGTTTTGGATCCCTCATCTCGCCATCCTCGTGCTCCTCCACCAAACCG tGAGCGCCAGTCACCCCAAGGAGGTGATCGGGGTCATGGGCAGGTCCATGACCTTCCGCACCCACAACCCAGATGGAAAGACAGCACTCTGGTTTTTTGGGAATGAACCCATAGTGACTGTGGCATTTAAGGATCCTCTTCACGTCATATTTTTCAAAGACAAATTCAAAACCCGTTTTGCTGTTTCTGAGAACGGCCTCGCGCTCACCATCTCCCAGCTGAGGATGGAGGATGCCGGGACCTACTCTGTAaccattgggaaaaaaagatccACCTTCACCCTGCAGGTGTTCA aggagctggcagagcccacGGTGACCTGCGAGGCCCGGAACTGCtcgggcaggagctgcagctcctccctgcgCTGCTCCGCGCCCGGCGCCGGCTTCGGGAACGTCTCCTACACCTGGGATCAGCCATGGGCTGAGGGGCCCCTGCTGCCGCTGAACAAATCATCCTGGGACAAGCTGGAGTCGCTGACGTGCACGGCACGGAACCCCGTCAGCAGCAGGAGCGTCACCATCACCAACCCCGGGGTGCTCTGCACAG GTGCCCACTCCGGCAGCTGGATCAGGATCGGCGCCGTAGCCGGGGTTGAAATTGCATCGCTGTTATCGATTTTCCTCGTGTACTACTGCAAATCCAGAG GTTTTTAG